From the genome of Medicago truncatula cultivar Jemalong A17 chromosome 2, MtrunA17r5.0-ANR, whole genome shotgun sequence:
ACAACAGTACTTGGTTGCATCATTTAGGTCACAAGGAAACATAAAAGTACCACACTTGTGTCACATGACAAGATAGTACAAATGCTCAACTCACGATTAAAATTGCATCAAACTAATAAGCCAGTTGTGGAATTTTAGTGCTTGACTATAGGACCGTTCCTTATTCTaagttatgaattttgaagGGACAAAATAATTAGCTAGCTTTGAGTAACATGGTGGTGAGTGTAAGTGGAGGAGTTTATCCTTGGAATATACCCCTCGTGACTCTAATGTATCATCGTAGTTCTATAGATTTAATGATGTCCATATTGATATTCAATTTCGGTTTCCCTAAATAACACCATTGCTCATCCACTAGAAGTCAACATGGAGGATATTCAAAGCAGAAATGCTTGCGTTTTGTGCCATTAAAACCGTAGTGGTGAAGGCACTCAAAACAGACACCTATGCTCTCATGGTTTTTGTGAATGTAGCTAGCTACGTAGGACTTTTATGTTGAGTTCTTATTATGCACTGAATTCTCTACCGCTACGGCTACGAGAGCCCTTATATTTAAAGATAATGGCTCTCGTTGTTGCCGCACCATACATGCAATTGTAgatgaatcaattttattaatgaaaatgCACTTGTAAACTTACATTtgtgattaaaagtaaaaataaaatgttttaatgCAAACTTAAAGATCAAAATGATGGACTTAATCATTTTGttttcgaacctcggacacctcatttctccacatttaaagTGTGGGAGCTCCAGCCACTAtgctacttaaaaaaaaaaaatgaatagtgCTTTTGGGTCAACTCAATCTCATCTTTTTTTGTGGGCATTTAGTTTTGGAGTgaggaaaattaattttaaattaattgattttgattaaaataacaTACTAGTATAAGGTAAAATGATTAACAACATTTAAATcatgtaaaaattaattttagaataaaaaaactcaaaattctacacaaattttcactttttttattttattttttggtacaagagagGACAAagttcaaaagaaaacaaaattatgttataatgAATGGGAAATGTTACATAAAGCGACAGTGTCAACCACCGTTTGTCCattagattttttataaaattgtttcatgtatatcatatcaattattttaactGGCCTTCGCAATCCATTCGTTAGAAATTCTCTCGCTGGACATAGCACCGCTCATAATAAATACCAAAATTTGTTTGTGGTGAATACAATTAATTATATGAAAATGCtgctttttttctattttctagcTCGTTCTGCATTGGCAAGTCAATTGGAGAATTCAGAAGTTGACTTATAGTAGACAAATGTGGGGTGTTTCTAAGCACATTATGCTAATAAAAAATTCagcttttttatgaaattttaatgtgGGGTATCTTCTATATTGCATCGATTTTGTTTATACTATTGGGTTTTATTGTATATATTTTCACTTCATTTGGTGATAATTCTTATAATTTGTTAGTTCATAGTGGTGCTAGGAAAACTATTAGTTGTATCtaacctattattttatttagtgtATTTTTCTATGGACTAggttttgtgatttttattttcttatattaattGACTAGAGTTTTCCACATTAAAAATTTATGGTTTCATGTTTTGACCATTTCTTTCTATCTATAATTATTGATATTAACTTtgctttagaaaaaatatattcaagtatacacaaaaaaaaaatatataattaacgaGCTTTGAAATATTTAGATACTCATGATAGTTCAAACATATCTTTCAACTTTATATATGTGTTATCTTTTAAGTCCTACCATCAGATTCTTAAAATACCTTTATATTTTAGATAAGTTAATTTATATTcagattttcatttttaaaaaaattgtggcaaatgaataaaaaacaattaaaaaaagttttttttttgttgagaaaattacatatcttttttttttttttttttgagatcgAGAAAATTACATATCTAATTAATCGTAATCCCTTGTAATGGACCGATGCAATATATTTGGCCCTCTCcactttattataaaaaaatcttatccAAATATTTCATACTATTCTCCTGTCACCTACATGACCATTAATGCTTCAAACTATTTGAGATGAGATTACAAACACGATATTGAACATGCTATTAGTCTCCCACTCTCTGTGCTTACAAACACGATATTTCATGCTATTTGAGATTTGAAAATCCATTTTAAAGATTTGTGCTTGCAGGGGTAGGGTGACTAGAAGACAAGTCCGTCCAACATATATTGAGgttcaaaataaatttgaagatgatgtttttttaaagttcataatagtattaataaaataaatttcactttattttgtttttaaataaaatttaattacgttttttttatacaaaatcatCTCTTAAACCAATGTACTCAAtttcatttgatattttttttttattgacaacaaattcaattgatttaatttttgttgagacaatattaattttagataataggggtattttattaattttagcaTAATATAAGACATTTTTATCAAGCAAACATTTGTTTTAGGCTTAAGTCGATTGTCTCGGTGGTCTTACCCTTTAACCATGCCTGCATTAAGCGGTTAATAATTGAACCATGATTAAGAGCTATAGGTTATAAAGTTGATGTGATTAGGGTGTTCGCAgggcggtttggttcggttttgagcataaaagtcatccaaaccgcaaaataaaaaaagcatgcggtttggtttggttcggttgatttttaaaaagtcatccaaaccaaaccaaccaAACCAATGGGGTTTTGATTGGTTCGGTTTGTGTGGTTTATCgcgagataaaaaatattacattaactctaatattgccaacttgttacaaaataatcgtaggacattttattttgttgtttatatgataaaatattaggtaaaacttatatcaaaataggtaaaattaagaagaaacataagcaagaaacaaaatatttggaagtaaaggaaacaaattcatcactggaaatgaattgaaagagatgGAAAGGAATTAGAATCGAACTTGATCGTGCAACAATGAAAAAATCgaatcaaaagagattattCTTGAGTTATGTAACTGAGCTAGTACATgtttaagtaatattcattatttttgcggtttggtttggtttggttcggttgctgagatgcaaaccgtaaaccaaaccgaaccgcgcggttcagtgcaaaagtcatccgaaccaagtgcggttttgatttggattggtttggtttgcgatttttttattgggttggtttgattttgaacacccctagaTGTGATCCAGTTAGACATGatcatttttttatcatacattcatactctctctctctctctctctcacacacacacacacacacacacacacagagagaTAATACTTAAAATTTGCTCAAAACATCAACGATGATTGACGTTGCCTTTCAAAATTAGAAGTTCACAATTATCTTCGTCATTACATTTGAAACGATGGCCTAATTGGTGTTGGTTTgaccaaaagaaaataaataaataaaaattgtgttttgaAGTATACATACATTTCCtgacatttttttgttaaatagacAACGATATGGCCACAATCTCAATCGTTACACATGGAAGAATCACATTATAGAAACACTTATGTCGATGTGGTGTTTTAGATCATTTTTTAAGTATTTGTCCATTGTGGACCACCTATAAGGTGGCGGTCCACTAGAAAACATGTACCagatttatttgagaagttACTACATAGAATGTGTGGTTttatcttctaattttttttttatatcttttgaaGAGATTTTTTTCCCACCCTTCATGCTCCTCACGCCTCTTGAGATTTCGAAGATGCCCTCcatatttttggattatatgatatgattttttttattctacaAATGCAAAAAATTAACCACAATTGTTTTAGCCAAAGTTGAACCGTGGTTAAACGTGCTTATTTGTTTCTTCATGGTTTTTTATCAATTTGGATTCTAAAATTTGAACAAAGCAAACATTTCAGATTCTAGAATTCGAGCACTCCTTTACATGATTCGAACctctcttgtgtaaaaaaaaatcatgagaaATAAtgtgaaatttaattttgacaCAAGAGGGATTTGAAGCATGTAAAATGGGTATTCGGATTCTAAAATTCGTATATTTAAAAATCCTTGTTTTCTCTTTGCAATCGAAAATCGGAATGTTTAAAAGCAATTTGcgtcctattgacacaagtaaatgatgATTTTATCTCAAACCGCAGTTAACACTCGTTAGTCTAAGTGtcagttaacaaccgctggcTTCCAGCGGTAGTTAATTCCAGCGGTAGTTAATTGTTTTTCTGCATATACGCACTTACTCTGCTACACTTccattttttaattgcttttctGATTTAATTGCCACTATCATCAACTTTTCATTCTGTTTCTCTCTCTCCTCCTCATCTCAAGgcaaaaaaatagaacaaaaacacagtttttttttttttggaagtcgtaaaagaaaaaacagagtACCCcattaatcaaaattgaaactttttaaGGCAGAAGAAGATAGACTAAAAGAGGGACAGTGATGATCAAACTCAGTTAGAAGTAGTGATTTCCATAAACTCACTTATTGAAATTGCAATTTGATTTTATGGAAAAAGAAGAACCATGTGGATAAATGTCACCATAAGTAAAAGTCCAGTCGAAGAATCTATAAGGATCTTCAGCagcaacaagaaaaaaaattgaacagaAACTCAACAAAGCAAGTAGTTGCATTGGTTCATCCATCACCTTCATGTTAAAATAAAACAGCAAAAAAAATGGTTTGGAGTTGGACTTGGTGTTTGACAAAGAAATGTTGAATGAAATAAATAGAGGAAGAAACCCACAATAAGGAAAATGTAAAGAGAGTATTGTAGTTAGAGTGAATTGTGACACACATTTATTATGAAGATATATGAAAGGCTTGTAGTTGTAGGTAAGGTAACTCAATAAAGCGGTGATTGAATCagaaaagcaattaaaaaatggAAGTTGGTGGTAAGTGGGCAAGTGCAGAGAAGCAATTTCCAGCGGGCTGGAAGTCGGCGGTTGTTACCTGTAAGCGCTTAGGTTAACGGTTGTTAACTGCTGTTGGGGTAAAAACGTCATTTATTTatgtcaataggaagtattctatgtcagaaaaacaattttcattacaGATTACATAATCTAAAATTTTAGAGGacattttctaaattttaaaagacatttaaGAAGCATGGAGGGTGAGAAATGAAACACTCTCTTTCAAAGCACTTGGTGATAAATCTACCCAATAAGGAAAAAAGAGCCCAAATTTTGGACTGGCATGAAGCCCAGACCAACAAGTTACTTGATGaggtttttgttttctttttcttttctttttttaattaaaaaattataacataaatgtaAACAGATGAAGCTCAAGtgaaaacttaattttaaaaagtgctttgaaattaatttaagtgctttataaaacttttttttttcaactctcTAGTTCTCAGGAGAAAAAAACCCCGATAATCTGAAATTTAGCAGAGAAGTAagtaaaatcaaacaaaaaattgttcatttaaaattaaacttaGGTTATTTTAagtaaaactcatttttaaacTTGTCTGTCGATACAAATTTTTGAACTTATAGTCTGCATGCTTAAATAACCCAAATAAATATGTGTGGTATCAAGTTTTTCTTATAACTTCTTTTACTAACTCATAAATCTCttttaagaatatatttttatatcattttttatttatcaactaGTTAAAATATTCAACGGTCATTATAAAACTAGTTGAACAATTAATTTTACCCAACGCTATAAATTCAATTCACCACAAGCTATGTAGCTAGGTGTCAAATATCAAGtagaattttcttttaattattagaTACATTTTTGTTTGATGAGATGATAAAGCTGGTTTTAGGTGTGACTCTCTCCTCCAACGTAAAAAAGTTAAGAATGATAAAAGTGGCTTTCGACGCGACTTTCACTCCCAATAAATACTAGCTAGAAACAAATTAACATTGttgctttgttaaaaaaaaaaaaattgatcgtaGCTACGCTCAGAAGATCTTAGTtactaaaaaaatgttgaatcaaaatttatttaggttatttttgttaaaaaaacgtTGAATGAAGAGGACTAAGTAATTGACCAATATACGTAGATGAATCTTCTAACAAGTAGTAAAAAATAAGTGCAGCAATAAgacaaaaatggatttttcttaCGCGTACAGTAGCCATACAAATTTGAATAAACACTTTGCTTCATATAATGATTCATAGAGTTGGTCAAATTTAACAATATATGAACTTATAAGCTCAATCTGGACCGTGTACAGCTGAATCTACGAATGCAAATAATGCACTGATGACAAACATCATCATCCTGGATCATAAGGAATTCCATTTCTTAACTATGAAGTATCCTTAactatataaacaaaaatactcCGACCCAATATCATACCATCTTCAACATCTCTTCtagcatttataaaaaaaaaaaatcacattttctaGCAACCAAGCAATCCTTGTATCAACAGTTGAATTTGAGATCACCAAGTTTCGAATATGGTGTGTAATTCACTTCTCCctctttgttttgaaaaatacaatttttgattTTATGTGCATTGTGTTAGagtttaatttattgattttttatgcTATAATCATACGTTCCATAATTTATTGAGTTTTCTCCACAATGAATATTATTAAGAACCGAACGTGAAATCGCAAGAGAACAattatgaattatatatatatatatatatatatatatatatatatatatatatatatattttaaataattatgatatatttatgttttcaaaattaaagTAGTGTGTGCACGCGCATGCGTGTCTGTGTCTATATGGATGGATGCATGTGTGCGTGTATTGCCCTCACAACTCAAGACTTATGGGTCCGTCCCTCGATCCAGTatacatgaaaacagaaatgtAATATGTCTATTAAGCTTAAagaatcttttttatttatgtgaaaGGCTTAAAGAATCATTGTCTactattaaacttaaaaaattgaaaattgaaaatgaataagATGAAGATATTTGTTGTTCATATGAGGCGTAAGGTGAAAATCAGTTGTAGATGACGGTCAATCCAAGAAGATGAAAAGGTAAAACAGGTTTATATGAAATGATAGACTAGAGAGAGGCACATGTGAGTCTTTGAACCATTTGTTTTTGATCCAAGGGTTGAGAAGTATTCTCACCATTCTCATATATATAACTAATCCATTCTCACTGATATgtcctcatatatatatatatatatatatatgccacAATATCACTTTCTATGTTTAAAAAGATAGTTAACCTTAATTAACAATGACATTGCTATTTTGCTGTATTTTTTCTAAAGAACTGGTGCATATAATTACGAGGAAAACTTCACATAATTTTTGGGTTAGTCTTGATTACCATGCATACTTAAAGCTGAATGATGAAAGATATCAACTATGAATTAACTACTCTGCTGATTGCTtcttatgttgttgaatttgtagGAACAAACACTATCCCATGCAATTGAGGTATTGCTCTTTTCTagattatcttaattttttttttatttttaattttacttatattattCATTCATTACTATTCAAATTTTGCTCTTAACATTTTGCTGCTATTTTCTCTTTGGTCAGCACGAATTTGTTCAAAACAGCGAAAGAGTGAAATCTGTTGATCTACATCCAACTGAGCCATGGTAATGCATATTTCTTGCACAATAAAGGCCTACATGAATTCAGTTTATCAAGTTTCCTTTTGCAAATTCTATATgtaacataaaaataatcacttaGAGATAATATAATACTTTTCTCATGCAGGGTTCTATTGGGTTTGTATTCAGGAACTATTTCTATTTGGAACTATCAGACAAAGGTTAACAATTATATTTGAAGCTTCTGCTGAAAAATAATGATCTCTCATACAAATTATtcggtatttatttttttacatttattgaTGTTATGTACTATATATGACAGACTGAGGAGAAGTCTCTCAAAGTTAGCGAATCTCCAGGTAAATGTCACAACTCACAATGTATCAATTTTGTTCCGAATTCaagttatttttgttgtgtttctcATTTTTTTCTGTTTGGCCTTGCAGTGAGAGCAGCAAAGTTCATTGTTCGGGAAAATTGGATTATCGCGGCAACTGATGACAAATATATTCGCGTCTACAATTATGAGAAAATGGAAAAGATAATAGAATTTGAGGCACATAAAGATTATATTAGGAGTTTGGCTGTTCATCCATTTCTACCATATGTGGTATCGGCTTCTGATGATCAAGTCTTGAAGTTGTGGAATTGGAAAAAAGGTTGGTCTTGTGATGAGACTTTTGAAGGGAACTCACATTATGTGATGCAAGTGGCATTTAATCCCAAGGATCCATCTACCTTTGCCAGTGCATCCCTCGATGGAACTTTAAAGGTATCTTAACCGAAAATCCTCAACTGTAATTCGTATGGTCAAGGGCTCAAGGCTAGCGTGATGATCCTCGATATAATTGTGGAGTGTCGGGATCAAATCTTGTTGATGCAACTTTCTAAAACCCTGCTTCTTACTACATAT
Proteins encoded in this window:
- the LOC25487932 gene encoding coatomer subunit beta'-3 is translated as MEQTLSHAIEHEFVQNSERVKSVDLHPTEPWVLLGLYSGTISIWNYQTKTEEKSLKVSESPVRAAKFIVRENWIIAATDDKYIRVYNYEKMEKIIEFEAHKDYIRSLAVHPFLPYVVSASDDQVLKLWNWKKGWSCDETFEGNSHYVMQVAFNPKDPSTFASASLDGTLKIWTIDSSAPNFTFEGHLKGMNCVDYFESNDKQYLLSGSDDYTAKVWDYDSKNCVQTLEGHKNNVTAICAHPEIPIIITASEDSTVKIWDAVTYRLQNTLDFGLERVWSIGYKKGSSQLAFGCDKGFIIVTVNSANYCTLYDFGGRLQ